In Flavobacterium sp. WV_118_3, one DNA window encodes the following:
- a CDS encoding DNA/RNA non-specific endonuclease, with amino-acid sequence MASFDYFPTSTTGVVINHEAYSFSYVEPYEQAEWVAYTLTKDDLSNRDFKRPLFTEDKDVKSGSASWRNYKQSGYDKGHLCPAGDRKKNYKMFEETFLTSNISPQLHHFNDGVWNRLEQKVRYWATKYDGLYVVTGGVLSENLKTIGKENVAVPNYFYKVLMTRKGDKMIGFLVPHAVSDRPLYEFVVDVDTIEKLTGIDFFPQLPDAIENKFEKNSDYKAWSFN; translated from the coding sequence ATGGCAAGTTTTGACTATTTTCCCACTTCGACCACTGGAGTGGTGATCAACCATGAAGCGTATTCCTTTTCCTATGTCGAACCCTATGAACAGGCAGAATGGGTAGCCTATACACTAACAAAAGATGATTTGTCCAACAGGGACTTTAAGCGTCCGTTGTTTACAGAGGATAAAGACGTAAAATCGGGATCAGCAAGTTGGCGAAATTATAAACAATCCGGTTATGATAAAGGACATTTGTGCCCGGCTGGTGATCGGAAAAAGAATTATAAAATGTTTGAAGAAACCTTTCTGACGTCTAATATTTCGCCGCAATTGCATCACTTTAATGATGGTGTCTGGAACCGACTGGAACAAAAAGTACGGTATTGGGCTACAAAGTATGACGGATTATATGTGGTAACCGGAGGCGTTTTATCTGAAAACTTAAAAACCATCGGCAAAGAAAATGTCGCCGTTCCGAATTATTTCTATAAAGTACTGATGACCAGAAAAGGCGATAAAATGATCGGTTTTTTGGTGCCACATGCGGTAAGTGATCGTCCGTTATACGAATTTGTAGTCGATGTGGATACGATTGAAAAACTGACCGGTATCGATTTCTTTCCACAATTACCGGACGCTATCGAAAATAAATTCGAAAAGAACAGCGATTATAAAGCCTGGAGTTTTAATTAG
- a CDS encoding N-acetyltransferase, translated as MWGIMEVNTKVFKEICIERVEDQDYKTITKTRFFFNWKTEQQNKVYKLRILESEIVLGLMSLIDYREDCLLTINLLAVSKENRGKNKQYEDIAGNLIAYACREAIRLYAEKGCVSLLPKTELRQHYISKYGMKNAGKYLYLDGILLFNLVEKYDR; from the coding sequence ATGTGGGGAATTATGGAGGTCAATACGAAAGTATTTAAAGAAATATGTATTGAACGGGTTGAAGATCAGGATTACAAAACGATAACAAAGACACGATTTTTCTTTAATTGGAAAACGGAACAACAAAATAAGGTATACAAACTAAGAATTTTAGAAAGTGAAATTGTTTTAGGACTAATGTCGCTTATAGATTACCGGGAGGATTGTCTGTTAACCATAAATCTTTTGGCAGTTTCCAAAGAGAATAGGGGGAAGAATAAGCAGTATGAGGATATTGCGGGTAATTTAATAGCCTATGCCTGTCGGGAAGCGATACGGTTATATGCAGAAAAAGGATGTGTTTCGTTATTGCCAAAAACAGAACTAAGGCAGCATTACATTAGTAAATATGGAATGAAAAATGCTGGAAAATACCTGTATTTAGACGGAATATTATTGTTTAATCTCGTAGAAAAATACGACAGATGA
- a CDS encoding ABC transporter permease — MSLSNQSLTALALQKFRRNFWGVFSLVFIAVLVFISVFGYFLAPDSTQYANWGDLAIRSKEPGFKVTMLQVPLENQPESHWYDYFTGHPETVMQKPINTYKIANDSLYFDEYSDDKSIVISDKIPLSAFGKAVGNKTIEKEHITEKKFLLGTDNQGRDLLSRLIIGSRVSIAIGFVAVLISLVVGIFFGALAGYYGGKIDAMVMWLINVIWSIPTLLLVIAITLALGKGFWQVFVAVGLTMWVEVARVVRGQVMGIKEMQYVTAARALGYTNSRIIFHHILPNSMAPVIVISAANFASAILVESGLSFLGLGAQLPVPSWGAMIKDNYNYIILGKPYLAIIPGVAMLLLVLAFMMIGNALRDALDVKT; from the coding sequence ATGAGTTTATCAAATCAATCGCTTACTGCTTTAGCGCTCCAGAAATTCCGCAGGAATTTTTGGGGCGTTTTCAGTTTAGTGTTTATAGCTGTACTGGTTTTTATTTCCGTTTTTGGCTATTTTTTAGCCCCGGATTCTACCCAATATGCCAACTGGGGTGATCTGGCCATTCGTTCGAAAGAACCCGGTTTTAAAGTGACGATGTTACAGGTTCCGTTGGAAAACCAACCTGAAAGTCATTGGTATGATTATTTTACGGGTCATCCGGAAACGGTTATGCAAAAACCGATCAATACTTATAAAATAGCAAACGACAGCTTGTATTTTGACGAGTATTCGGACGATAAGAGTATTGTTATTTCCGATAAAATTCCTTTATCTGCTTTTGGAAAAGCTGTTGGTAATAAAACGATTGAAAAAGAACATATCACCGAAAAGAAATTCCTTTTAGGAACGGATAATCAGGGACGTGACCTGCTTAGTCGGTTGATTATTGGATCGCGGGTTTCGATAGCCATCGGATTTGTAGCCGTTTTGATTTCACTGGTCGTTGGAATTTTCTTTGGCGCTTTAGCAGGTTATTATGGCGGTAAGATTGATGCGATGGTGATGTGGTTGATCAATGTAATTTGGTCCATTCCTACCTTGTTATTGGTCATCGCGATTACATTGGCACTGGGAAAAGGATTCTGGCAGGTTTTTGTAGCCGTAGGACTTACCATGTGGGTGGAAGTCGCCCGTGTGGTTCGCGGCCAGGTTATGGGAATTAAAGAAATGCAATATGTAACCGCGGCACGTGCTTTAGGCTATACGAACAGCCGGATTATATTCCACCATATATTACCCAACAGTATGGCACCGGTGATCGTAATTTCGGCGGCCAATTTCGCCTCGGCAATTCTGGTCGAAAGTGGATTAAGCTTTTTAGGATTAGGTGCGCAGTTACCCGTACCGAGTTGGGGTGCTATGATCAAAGATAACTACAATTATATCATCCTCGGAAAACCCTATCTGGCGATTATTCCAGGTGTGGCCATGTTGCTACTTGTTCTGGCCTTTATGATGATCGGAAATGCATTACGCGATGCGCTTGATGTAAAGACATAA
- a CDS encoding carboxy terminal-processing peptidase — MNTFWQFMKRNYKIVLLITALSAILWSFMPSKKSDPEKDRLLLELLTFVLEKGHYDPVQMDDAFSKSVYKEYISALDPSKRFFIQSDIDEFSKYETQIDDMIRNKDLTFFDLTYTRLMERMGEAKGIYKDILARPFDFNTDEQINLDYDKQPFSKNKLELKSRWEKQLKLNVLSSVTDKLKLQEKDKEDKGTKKEGTTTKKESDSKPKTMEELEKSSRETTLKSLDEYFGFVQELDRDDWFSVYLNAIVERFDPHTFYFAPDDKEKFDISISGSLEGIGARLQKKNDYTEITELIPGGPAWRGKQLEQGDVIMKVAQGNAEPVDVVGMRLDDVVKKIKGKKGTEVRLTVKKVDGTIKVIPIVREVVEIEETYAKSSIVKKGDMTYGIINLPKFYIDFENKDKRDAFKDVAQEIERLKKQNVQGIVMDLRDNGGGSLQTVVDMVGLFIDQGPVVQVKSANGKKEVLYNKQSKVHWDGPLVVMVNNFSASASEIFAAAIQDYKRGVVIGSKHTYGKGTVQNVIDLNQFIRSNPYGDLGALKTTTQKFYRVNGGSTQREGVLSDIVMPDRYSYIDMGERDIDNAMPWDKIDPANYQPVKGLDFTAAIAKSKERMATNEQFKLIDENAKWISSRKDMNTLSLNFNKFRAEETAVENTAKKFKALADYKNNLSFGSLPYEKEMFKNDTVLAQKRERWHESLGNDVYVDEALNILNDMKSSGKDVKGSITLKDKKNKIVDKVN; from the coding sequence ATGAATACTTTTTGGCAGTTTATGAAGAGAAATTATAAGATTGTATTGTTGATAACCGCTTTGTCAGCAATACTTTGGAGTTTTATGCCCAGCAAAAAATCAGATCCGGAAAAAGACCGTCTTTTACTGGAATTACTGACATTTGTGTTGGAAAAAGGGCATTATGATCCGGTGCAGATGGATGACGCGTTTTCAAAAAGTGTTTATAAAGAATACATTTCGGCACTCGATCCGTCGAAGCGATTCTTTATCCAGTCGGATATCGATGAGTTTTCGAAATACGAGACACAGATCGACGATATGATCCGTAATAAGGATTTAACCTTTTTTGACCTTACGTATACCCGTTTGATGGAACGAATGGGAGAAGCGAAAGGCATTTACAAAGACATTCTGGCACGTCCGTTTGATTTTAATACAGACGAGCAAATCAATCTGGATTATGACAAACAGCCGTTTTCTAAAAATAAACTGGAATTAAAAAGCCGTTGGGAAAAACAACTGAAATTAAATGTATTGTCTTCTGTAACCGATAAGCTGAAATTACAGGAAAAAGACAAAGAAGATAAAGGAACCAAAAAAGAAGGGACAACCACCAAAAAAGAATCCGATTCCAAACCAAAAACAATGGAAGAATTGGAGAAAAGCTCTCGAGAAACGACCTTAAAATCGTTGGATGAATATTTTGGATTTGTTCAGGAATTGGATCGTGACGATTGGTTTTCAGTGTATCTGAATGCGATTGTTGAACGATTTGATCCGCATACCTTTTATTTTGCACCGGACGACAAAGAGAAATTCGACATTAGTATTAGCGGAAGTCTGGAAGGAATCGGAGCGCGTTTACAAAAGAAAAATGACTATACTGAAATTACCGAACTGATACCGGGTGGACCGGCATGGAGAGGAAAACAATTGGAACAGGGTGATGTGATCATGAAAGTTGCTCAAGGGAATGCAGAGCCGGTAGATGTGGTTGGAATGCGTTTGGACGATGTGGTGAAAAAAATTAAAGGTAAAAAAGGAACCGAGGTTCGTCTGACCGTTAAAAAAGTAGACGGAACGATCAAAGTGATTCCAATTGTCCGTGAGGTGGTTGAAATTGAGGAAACTTATGCCAAATCATCGATTGTAAAAAAAGGGGATATGACGTATGGTATCATCAATCTTCCGAAGTTCTATATCGATTTTGAAAATAAAGATAAAAGAGACGCTTTTAAAGATGTGGCTCAGGAAATCGAACGCCTTAAAAAACAAAATGTTCAGGGAATTGTGATGGATCTTAGAGACAATGGTGGTGGATCGTTACAAACCGTTGTCGATATGGTTGGTTTATTTATTGATCAGGGGCCGGTGGTTCAGGTGAAATCGGCTAACGGTAAAAAAGAAGTATTATACAACAAACAGTCAAAAGTACACTGGGACGGACCGTTGGTGGTGATGGTGAATAATTTCTCAGCTTCGGCATCCGAAATTTTTGCAGCAGCCATCCAGGATTATAAGCGCGGTGTAGTGATTGGAAGCAAACATACCTATGGAAAAGGGACGGTACAAAATGTAATCGACCTGAATCAGTTTATCCGAAGTAACCCTTATGGTGACTTAGGTGCGTTGAAAACAACTACGCAGAAATTCTACCGTGTTAACGGAGGTTCTACACAACGCGAAGGTGTATTGAGTGATATCGTAATGCCGGATCGTTATTCGTATATCGATATGGGTGAGCGTGATATCGACAATGCAATGCCGTGGGATAAAATTGACCCGGCGAATTACCAACCGGTAAAAGGATTGGATTTTACAGCAGCTATAGCAAAAAGTAAAGAGCGTATGGCGACAAACGAGCAATTCAAATTGATCGATGAAAATGCCAAATGGATTAGCTCCCGTAAGGATATGAATACATTGAGTCTTAACTTTAATAAGTTCCGAGCTGAAGAAACGGCAGTTGAAAACACCGCTAAAAAATTCAAAGCACTGGCCGATTATAAAAACAATTTGTCATTCGGATCCTTGCCATATGAAAAAGAAATGTTTAAAAATGACACCGTACTGGCTCAGAAAAGAGAGCGTTGGCATGAAAGCCTTGGTAACGATGTATATGTTGATGAGGCTTTGAATATCCTAAACGATATGAAAAGTAGTGGAAAAGATGTTAAAGGTTCCATCACATTAAAAGACAAAAAAAATAAAATTGTTGATAAAGTAAATTAA
- the surE gene encoding 5'/3'-nucleotidase SurE, with amino-acid sequence MNKKPLILVTNDDSIVAPGIRALIAVMKEIGDVVVVAPDSPQSAMGHAITINNTLHIEKVKIDADLDMEYSCSGTPVDCVKIAVHEILKRKPDLCVSGINHGSNSSINIIYSGTMSAAVEAGIEGIPAIGFSLLDFSWNADFEPVKAFVKKITLQVLEKGLPDSVILNVNLPKLPADEIKGIKVCRQAKAMWEERFDKRTNPQGKDYYWLTGEFINQDKGEDTDEWALANGYISVVPVQFDLTAHHAIQQLNTWNLNP; translated from the coding sequence ATGAACAAAAAACCTTTGATTCTGGTAACCAACGATGATAGTATTGTTGCACCCGGAATACGTGCTTTAATTGCTGTCATGAAAGAGATTGGTGATGTAGTTGTAGTGGCGCCCGACAGTCCGCAATCGGCTATGGGACACGCCATCACCATTAATAATACGCTACATATCGAAAAAGTCAAAATCGATGCCGATCTGGATATGGAATACAGTTGTTCCGGAACTCCGGTTGACTGTGTAAAAATTGCCGTACATGAAATTTTAAAGCGCAAACCGGATCTTTGTGTTTCAGGAATCAACCACGGTTCGAATTCATCTATCAATATCATCTATTCCGGAACGATGAGCGCCGCGGTAGAAGCCGGTATCGAAGGAATTCCGGCCATTGGTTTTTCGCTACTCGATTTTAGCTGGAATGCCGATTTTGAACCGGTAAAGGCTTTTGTAAAGAAGATCACGCTGCAAGTACTGGAAAAAGGATTACCCGACAGTGTTATTCTAAATGTGAATTTGCCAAAATTACCGGCAGACGAAATCAAAGGAATCAAAGTATGTCGCCAGGCCAAAGCCATGTGGGAAGAGCGTTTTGATAAAAGAACCAATCCGCAAGGGAAAGACTATTATTGGTTAACCGGCGAATTTATCAATCAGGATAAAGGTGAAGATACCGACGAATGGGCGTTGGCCAACGGATATATTTCCGTAGTTCCGGTTCAATTTGATTTAACAGCACACCATGCCATCCAGCAACTGAATACCTGGAATCTTAATCCATAA
- the lpxB gene encoding lipid-A-disaccharide synthase, with translation MKYYIIAGEASGDLHGSNLIKALLQHDPTAEIRFWGGDLMQQAGGTLVKHYRDLAFMGFAEVVMNLKTILNNIKICKADILAFQPDVLIFIDYPGFNMRIAKWAKALGMKTHYYISPQIWAWKENRIHAIKRDVDKMYVILPFEKDFYEKKHQYPVDFVGHPLIDAIHNRPKTDTEKFRKEHDLDDKPIIALLPGSRKQEISKMLSEMLSAVDSFPDYQFVIAGAPSQDFEFYQQFLINKRVHFISNKTYDLLSVAHAALVTSGTATLETALFKVPEVVLYKGNWISYQIAKRIITLKYISLVNLIMDQEVVTELIQNDCNPKKIKAELHKILEPNHRSKVLAAYDLLEEKLGGEGASDKTARLIMDNLT, from the coding sequence ATGAAATACTATATTATTGCCGGGGAAGCTTCGGGCGATCTGCACGGTTCCAATCTGATAAAAGCTCTTTTACAACACGATCCCACAGCCGAAATCCGCTTTTGGGGTGGTGATCTGATGCAACAAGCCGGCGGAACACTGGTAAAACATTACCGCGATCTGGCTTTTATGGGGTTTGCAGAAGTCGTTATGAATCTGAAAACGATCCTCAATAATATTAAAATCTGTAAAGCCGATATTCTGGCTTTTCAACCGGATGTGTTGATTTTTATCGATTATCCCGGTTTTAATATGCGTATCGCCAAATGGGCCAAAGCCCTTGGTATGAAAACACATTATTATATTTCGCCGCAAATCTGGGCCTGGAAAGAAAACCGTATTCATGCTATTAAGCGCGATGTGGATAAAATGTATGTGATTCTTCCTTTTGAAAAGGATTTTTACGAGAAAAAACACCAGTATCCGGTCGATTTTGTTGGCCATCCGTTAATCGATGCGATTCATAACCGGCCAAAAACCGATACCGAAAAATTTAGAAAAGAGCACGATCTGGACGACAAACCGATCATTGCATTATTACCCGGTAGCCGGAAACAGGAAATTTCCAAAATGTTATCCGAAATGCTATCGGCTGTCGACAGCTTTCCGGACTATCAGTTTGTGATTGCCGGCGCACCAAGTCAGGATTTTGAGTTTTACCAACAATTCCTGATCAACAAAAGGGTGCATTTTATTTCAAATAAAACGTACGATTTGCTGAGTGTGGCACATGCGGCACTGGTCACTTCCGGAACCGCCACCCTGGAAACCGCGCTTTTTAAAGTCCCCGAAGTGGTGCTTTATAAAGGAAACTGGATCTCGTATCAGATTGCCAAACGCATCATCACCTTAAAATATATTTCACTCGTAAATCTGATCATGGATCAGGAAGTGGTAACCGAATTGATCCAGAACGATTGCAATCCTAAAAAAATTAAAGCAGAGCTGCATAAAATATTAGAGCCGAATCATCGTTCCAAAGTATTGGCTGCTTATGATTTGCTGGAAGAAAAGCTCGGCGGAGAAGGTGCTAGCGATAAAACGGCCCGTTTAATTATGGATAATTTAACATAA
- a CDS encoding NlpC/P60 family protein, whose translation MRKVIQVLVLLFLVVSCKTAAPTIITSKKEAEKKGVYTYSERTKSKTVAVSDKNAKPSESKKTDKKKRKIVDSDIPENDIIVSHENESYLAEQLTNSAMDYLGVRYRGGGTTREGMDCSGLVTAVFSSFDMQLPRSSNDMAKVGEKLEFKDIKRGDLVFFKTNGRRVINHVGLVVEVVEDEIKFIHSSTSSGVIISSTKEPYYERSFVQANRMVN comes from the coding sequence ATGAGAAAGGTTATACAAGTATTGGTTTTATTATTTCTGGTGGTTTCCTGTAAAACTGCCGCTCCTACCATTATCACTTCTAAAAAAGAAGCCGAAAAAAAAGGAGTTTATACCTATTCCGAAAGAACAAAATCTAAAACTGTAGCCGTTTCCGATAAAAACGCCAAACCGTCCGAATCTAAAAAAACGGATAAGAAAAAAAGAAAAATTGTAGACAGTGATATTCCGGAAAACGATATCATTGTGAGCCATGAAAACGAAAGTTATCTGGCCGAACAATTAACCAACAGCGCGATGGATTATCTTGGTGTTCGTTATCGCGGTGGCGGAACAACCCGCGAAGGAATGGATTGCTCCGGACTTGTTACCGCTGTTTTTAGTTCGTTTGACATGCAACTGCCCCGAAGTTCCAACGACATGGCCAAAGTGGGCGAAAAACTCGAATTTAAAGATATTAAACGCGGGGATCTTGTTTTCTTTAAAACCAATGGCAGACGGGTTATCAATCATGTCGGACTGGTTGTAGAAGTAGTCGAAGACGAAATAAAATTCATTCATTCCTCAACGTCCAGCGGTGTGATCATTTCGTCAACAAAAGAACCGTATTACGAGCGTTCGTTTGTTCAGGCCAACCGAATGGTGAACTAA
- a CDS encoding ComEC/Rec2 family competence protein, whose amino-acid sequence MKVLRYPIFGITCCFVSGIVVDFYTKPDTTVLFIALAISFVLFCVCYGYSNRHFIQQNYFGLSVYLLSFLCGSCTHHLHYAPNQQKHYSHYLPHHGHYPIRGMLSERLKTRTAFEKYLFKVSEIDQQKANGTLLLYVSKSIVLPKPVIGSEILLYDAVAALPKNSNPFQFNYADYMAKRNVFHQIYLNQDNFIVTGHSNTITSRIATYRDRLLKGFVKHHFKPETQHIINALVLGQRQDMDSQTVSAYADAGAAHILAISGLHIALLYGILFFLTKPLKRIKNGKTLQLLIPIVLLWFYALLTGFSASVVRSVTMLSFLNLGLFLNRSANSYQGILVSLLLLVVLKPNFVFDVGFQLSYMAVFAIISLQTVFQKIRLPKNPIARYFIGIVFVSFAAQIGVLPLCLFYFHQIPLLFIVSNLVVLPMTTVILTFGILLTILNFIPGSLVLFLGKVLSFLIETMNSYIGWIASFRSLTLRDLPFNLGLLLALYLLLITLLFWSQKRNPIRLMGLLSTLILFQVTYWLTLYRTRNTDELVVFQQQHTLITIKNHNHLAVYSNDSLIDTNRNLKCYRSGLFYPKIQYLPLRNTFFYNGRKILIVDRDGIYDAIQKPDIVILINHPKINLDRLIGIVQPKLIIADGTNYKSDITRWEVSCRKTKIPFYATGKKGFFSIASIN is encoded by the coding sequence ATGAAGGTATTGCGATATCCCATATTCGGAATTACGTGTTGCTTTGTATCCGGAATTGTAGTCGACTTTTATACAAAACCGGACACAACAGTCCTTTTTATAGCCCTAGCGATTTCATTTGTCCTGTTTTGTGTTTGTTATGGCTATTCCAACCGGCATTTTATCCAACAAAACTATTTCGGACTTAGTGTTTATTTGCTGTCTTTTCTCTGTGGAAGTTGTACACATCACCTCCATTATGCGCCAAATCAGCAGAAACATTATAGTCATTATTTACCCCATCACGGACATTATCCCATCCGGGGAATGCTCTCGGAACGACTAAAAACCCGTACTGCTTTCGAAAAGTATCTTTTTAAGGTGTCGGAGATCGATCAGCAAAAAGCAAACGGAACACTTTTACTCTATGTTTCGAAATCGATTGTCCTTCCCAAGCCTGTAATTGGCTCCGAAATACTCCTGTACGATGCTGTAGCCGCTTTACCGAAAAACAGCAATCCTTTTCAGTTTAATTATGCCGATTATATGGCCAAACGGAATGTGTTCCATCAAATTTATCTGAATCAGGACAATTTTATAGTCACAGGTCATTCCAATACCATTACAAGTCGGATTGCCACCTATCGCGATCGCTTACTCAAAGGTTTTGTAAAGCATCATTTTAAACCGGAAACACAACATATTATCAATGCTTTGGTATTAGGACAACGACAGGACATGGATAGTCAAACTGTCTCCGCTTATGCCGATGCCGGTGCGGCGCATATTCTGGCCATTTCCGGGCTTCATATCGCCCTTTTATACGGAATCCTATTTTTTCTAACAAAGCCGCTAAAAAGGATTAAAAACGGCAAAACACTACAGCTCCTGATCCCAATAGTACTTCTTTGGTTTTACGCGCTATTGACTGGCTTTTCGGCTTCGGTGGTTCGTTCGGTAACGATGTTGAGTTTTTTGAACTTGGGTCTTTTTTTAAACCGTTCGGCGAATAGTTATCAGGGCATTTTGGTTTCCCTGCTTCTTTTGGTGGTTTTGAAACCCAACTTTGTTTTTGATGTCGGTTTTCAATTGAGTTATATGGCTGTGTTTGCCATTATTTCGCTGCAAACTGTTTTTCAGAAAATCCGATTACCGAAAAATCCGATCGCCCGTTATTTTATCGGAATCGTGTTTGTTTCGTTTGCCGCCCAGATTGGCGTACTTCCGTTATGCCTTTTCTATTTTCATCAGATTCCGTTATTATTTATCGTTTCCAATCTGGTGGTTTTACCCATGACGACCGTTATTCTGACATTCGGCATCCTACTGACGATCCTTAATTTTATCCCGGGAAGTCTTGTTTTATTTTTAGGGAAAGTATTGTCGTTTCTGATCGAAACCATGAATTCGTATATCGGCTGGATCGCATCGTTCCGTTCGTTAACGCTACGCGATCTTCCCTTTAACCTTGGCCTACTGTTGGCTCTTTATTTACTACTGATCACGTTGCTTTTTTGGTCTCAAAAACGAAATCCGATCCGATTAATGGGATTGCTTTCGACGCTTATCTTGTTTCAAGTCACGTATTGGCTTACGCTATATCGTACGAGAAATACGGACGAATTAGTTGTTTTTCAGCAACAACATACGCTGATCACGATAAAGAACCACAATCATCTTGCAGTCTATTCGAACGACAGTCTTATCGATACAAACCGCAATCTAAAATGTTACCGAAGTGGTTTATTTTATCCTAAAATCCAATATCTGCCACTACGCAATACGTTTTTTTATAACGGTCGAAAAATCCTGATTGTTGATCGCGATGGAATATACGACGCTATTCAAAAGCCGGACATTGTCATATTGATCAATCATCCAAAAATTAATCTGGATCGACTGATTGGTATCGTACAACCGAAATTGATCATCGCTGACGGAACCAATTATAAATCCGACATAACGCGGTGGGAAGTGAGTTGCCGGAAAACAAAAATCCCTTTTTACGCTACCGGTAAAAAGGGATTTTTTTCAATTGCTAGTATCAATTAA
- a CDS encoding thioredoxin fold domain-containing protein, translated as MKKILVLLFLTVGAIAAQAQEIRWMTFDEAIKAQKKNPKPIFMDVYTDWCGPCKLLDKNTFSDKTVADYISKNYYAVKFNAEGNSEVNYKGKKYTNPTFDANRRGRNGIHEFTMFLQVQGYPSMFILDKKGDVQSPLVGYRTPEELLKDLKG; from the coding sequence ATGAAAAAAATACTAGTACTATTGTTCCTGACGGTTGGAGCAATTGCTGCCCAGGCGCAGGAAATCAGATGGATGACGTTTGATGAGGCAATTAAAGCCCAAAAGAAAAACCCGAAACCCATTTTTATGGATGTCTATACCGATTGGTGCGGACCATGTAAATTATTAGACAAAAATACATTTAGCGACAAAACGGTTGCGGATTATATTTCAAAAAACTACTATGCCGTAAAATTTAATGCCGAAGGAAACTCGGAAGTAAATTACAAAGGCAAAAAATATACGAACCCGACTTTCGATGCCAACAGAAGGGGAAGAAACGGAATCCATGAGTTTACCATGTTTTTACAGGTTCAGGGGTATCCGTCGATGTTTATCTTAGATAAAAAAGGAGATGTACAGTCACCATTGGTGGGCTACAGAACTCCTGAGGAATTGCTAAAAGATTTAAAAGGTTAA
- a CDS encoding thioredoxin family protein has translation MKKLVFVCIFALVSMLTNAQETSLEWHTDVKKAVQLSQKENKPLFLFFTGSDWCGWCIRLQKEVFFQPEFVTWAKENVILVELDFPRRKALAPEIQQTNNQLMQLFGVRGYPTVWFVKATEKEGKINFEKLGSTGYVAGGPAAWLTGANQIIKK, from the coding sequence ATGAAAAAACTAGTTTTTGTATGCATATTTGCATTGGTTTCGATGTTGACAAACGCACAGGAGACTTCGCTGGAATGGCATACGGATGTTAAAAAGGCGGTACAGCTTTCGCAAAAAGAAAACAAACCGCTGTTTCTGTTTTTTACCGGAAGCGACTGGTGCGGCTGGTGCATCCGATTGCAGAAAGAAGTATTTTTTCAGCCGGAGTTTGTTACCTGGGCCAAAGAAAATGTCATTCTGGTAGAATTGGATTTTCCGCGGAGAAAAGCATTGGCACCCGAAATACAACAAACCAACAATCAACTGATGCAATTATTTGGCGTTAGAGGTTATCCGACGGTATGGTTTGTAAAAGCAACGGAAAAAGAAGGGAAAATTAATTTCGAAAAACTGGGAAGTACCGGATATGTCGCTGGCGGACCGGCAGCCTGGTTAACAGGAGCAAATCAAATAATCAAAAAATAA